A part of Vanessa tameamea isolate UH-Manoa-2023 chromosome 20, ilVanTame1 primary haplotype, whole genome shotgun sequence genomic DNA contains:
- the LOC113401557 gene encoding aminomethyltransferase, mitochondrial, whose amino-acid sequence MTSKSINILVKEYLHRGHLNVTKVQLRNFSDKGIKQTSLYNVHKKYNGKLVDFAGFYLPVQYADMSVSASHLFTRKSASIFDVSHMLQTNVRGKDCISWFESICPVDLKGMAPGTSSLTVFLNEKGGIIDDLIVTKVMDNQLYIVSNAGRLEVDKQHMLQTSEIYRKKGKDVTIKFWDVTERALIAVQGPMAACNLQPLTDIPLADLMFMNSRIGKVAGVESRVTRCGYTGEDGFEISIPADKAENVVEALLQSPDVKLAGLGARDSLRLEAGLCLYGNDIDETITPVEASLTWLIAKTRRNENNFPGADIILRQIKEGVRKRRIGVRIESGAPARKDAVLKSVQGVDIGKITSGCPSPSLGGNVAMGYVTEEFKKIGTELLVNIRGKDVKSKVTKMPFVPAKYYVKK is encoded by the coding sequence ATGACTTCCAAGagcattaatattttagtaaaagaGTATCTACATCGGGGTCACCTCAATGTTACTAAAGTACAACTTCGTAATTTTAGTGACAAAGGTATCAAGCAAACAAGCCTGTACAATGTGCATAAAAAGTATAATGGAAAATTGGTCGATTTCGCCGGGTTTTACTTACCAGTTCAATATGCAGACATGAGTGTATCGGCGTCTCATCTCTTCACGAGGAAAAGTGCTTCAATTTTTGATGTTTCGCACATGCTTCAGACGAACGTTCGAGGTAAGGACTGTATTTCATGGTTTGAGTCGATATGTCCCGTGGACTTAAAAGGAATGGCACCTGGAACTAGCTCTTTGACCGTGTTTCTAAATGAAAAAGGAGGAATAATTGATGATCTTATAGTCACAAAAGTAATGGATAACCAGCTTTATATCGTCTCCAATGCAGGACGGTTGGAAGTCGACAAACAGCACATGTTACAAACGTCGGAAATATACCGCAAAAAAGGTAAAGATGTCACTATCAAATTTTGGGATGTTACTGAAAGAGCTCTCATTGCAGTGCAGGGACCGATGGCGGCGTGTAATTTACAACCTCTGACGGACATTCCGTTGGCAGATTTGATGTTTATGAATTCAAGAATTGGTAAAGTAGCCGGTGTTGAAAGTCGTGTGACTCGCTGTGGCTACACGGGTGAGGATGGGTTCGAGATATCTATACCCGCGGATAAGGCGGAGAATGTAGTAGAGGCGTTATTACAATCCCCGGATGTAAAGCTAGCTGGTCTCGGAGCAAGGGACTCGCTCCGATTAGAAGCAGGATTATGCTTATATGGAAATGATATCGATGAGACTATTACCCCGGTAGAAGCCAGTTTGACATGGTTGATTGCAAAAACACGTAGAAATGAGAATAATTTCCCCGGCGCGGATATTATTTTGAGGCAAATAAAGGAGGGAGTTAGAAAAAGAAGAATAGGGGTAAGAATAGAGAGTGGAGCGCCAGCGCGGAAAGATGCCGTACTTAAGAGTGTACAAGGAGTTGACATAGGTAAGATTACAAGCGGCTGTCCAAGTCCGTCGCTAGGAGGAAATGTTGCTATGGGCTATGTTACCGAGGAATTTAAGAAAATTGGCACCGAATTACTTGTTAACATACGTGGAAAGGATGTAAAGAGTAAAGTTACAAAAATGCCGTTTGTGCCagcaaaatattatgtaaaaaaataa
- the LOC113401562 gene encoding protein Abitram: MEYNILDSIDLNDKSIYKSFTDRYFSKRYILNVDGIENNDIMLMFHSNRITLLCLAPSHFFFKNPDKYNLNFTIGKVDRLSNLVKGKGKKGGQMLTPKSTICKVEWNDGTSFDIPCGMKGTLIEINENLVNNPEILREQPDSDGFIAIMLSSIANSEATKNELLNHEEYLKRVNCSI; this comes from the coding sequence ATGGAATACAATATATTAGACTCTATAGACCTGAATgacaaatctatatataaatctttcaCAGACAGATATTTTAGTAagagatacattttaaatgtagatGGTATTGAAAAcaatgatattatgttaatgttcCATTCAAACAGAATTACTTTGCTATGCCTTGCACCAAGTcacttcttttttaaaaatcctGATAAGTACAACCTCAACTTTACAATAGGAAAAGTAGATAGATTGAGTAACTTAGTCAAGGGCAAAGGTAAAAAGGGAGGTCAGATGTTAACACCAAAATCAACTATATGTAAAGTAGAATGGAACGATGGGACAAGTTTTGATATACCGTGTGGCATGAAAGGCACTCTTATAGAAATCAATGAGAATTTAGTGAATAATCCTGAAATTCTGAGAGAACAACCTGATTCTGATGGGTTCATTGCTATTATGTTGTCAAGTATAGCCAATTCCGAAGCaacaaaaaatgaattattgaatCATGAAGAGTATTTGAAGCGTGTTAAttgtagtatttaa